In the genome of Lathyrus oleraceus cultivar Zhongwan6 chromosome 4, CAAS_Psat_ZW6_1.0, whole genome shotgun sequence, the window ATGATGTTGGTAGTCTTTTGCTGTGGAATTCACTCCTTGTTTCATCATATCGTTCCTACGCAAAACAATTTCGACACAACTTGTTAATAGAAGAAAAAGAATTAGTATCGCTATCGCGAGTTTCACGAAATCGCCACGTGATATGATGATTTTGACAAACACTATATTTTGAAATGAGTCTGATAAGGTGTAGCTTTTGCCAAAATCGCGGTTGTTCATCGTGATTCTGTCAATCTCATTGCAAACTCAAACACACACGGAAGCTTCAACAAAATCACAGGATCAATGTGACTTCGCAAAACTCATACAAAATATTACAAATGTATGTTTAGATTGACGATGAGCCTGGCAAAATCACAGTGAAACTGTAGTTTTTTTTTCAAAGTGTCGCGGTGATTTTGCTCGCAAGACTCGCGATTGATCAACGGTGGAGATGTTTGGTATACAATGCAGGCTGCAGGATGAGAAAGATCAGCTAACATACCAGAGATTTTCTTGCAAGATTTTCAGACAGAAACCGATTTTCTTTGCTCATGGATCGACGAGCTCTTTGCGTTCTGACCGAATTTTGAGCTCGAATTAAAGCTTGCATACTGTGAAGAGTTGCAGCAGCTCTTTTTCTAACAAGATAGCCTCTAACAAGAGCTTGTATCTTAACCAAACCTTTCAATGCTCTAAGAGCTTTCCTTGCCTAACAAAAACCAATTCAACCAACATAAAGTTTGAATCAAATGCTTAATCCATAACAAATCAAAAGATTCAAAGATCCAAAACATAAAATAGAGAAAAACACTGTTTCATTAAgaatcttaaaaaaaaaaaattctaaaataacaATTTCTCTCACCTTTTTGAGAACAGACAAAGAAGTAGAAATCAAGCAAAACCATTCACTTATACCAACCAAAATATCTGTCACACAAATTCTTAAAACAATGCAATTTTTTTCAAACATTGAGAAAAAACAAACATACCCAAATGAGAAAAACCAATACCAAAAAAACATAAACATACCAAATAGCCTCTGAAGAAAGTTTGGATCTTTACAGCACCCCATTTCTCTCTACTTCCACTAAACAATGTACCTCTCCCTTGACTCGTCAGCCTCACAACCGCCACGGCAGCCTGCGCGGCGGCCACCGCTGCATCCGCAGCGGCGGCCGTAGCTGCTGCAACAGCAATTGCATGTTTGTTCTGTTGATTCTCAGTATCAGCCATGTAGGATCTAAACCAAGCAGAATCAGAATCAGAAGTTGGAGTAATGTTAGAATCTAAACTCTTCCCTTGCTTTCCAAAACTCCATCTTTTCTTCTCTTTCTTACTGTTATTCGGTGTCAATGAACCTGAATTAACATCAATATGTTCCTTTTCCTTCTCTTTTTCCTTCTTCATTCCTAGCAAATTCTTCAACCATCTACTAGCTTTTCCCATAACTAACTTTTGTTTGAGTCAAAAGctgaaaaagtgagagaaagaAAGGTTGAATAAACACAATACGAGGGAATTGAGAGAGGTTTAAAACAAATGGAGTTTAGTGCtaaaagagagaaagaaagaatCTTAGCATATTCAGTGATGAAAGCAAAACATGGAAAATATTATTCAATACTAAAATTTGGATAAAGATGGaacattttttgaaaaaatatataaaaaaaaaactctGACAATACCTCGTGAAGAACTGTATTAAATGACAAAAAGATGTCACAGAAAGTTATCAGAAAGACTCAaattcaaaatcaaaacaaaaaacaaattaaaataaaataaccTTAATTCAAAGATTCAAAACCCATTAAGCAAAAAAAATAAACTTGAAAAATCTATAAGACAAGAATAACAGACAAAACATAAAGGTAAAATCCCATGAAAAAAGTGATAATCATAGGTAAAATGAAACCTAAAAAACAGGTTCATTAGAATCTAACCTTAAATTCAAAAAGCACTCTTTCCACTACTCTACTCACCCAATAACAATCTCTCCAAACGTAGAAAAAGCACTTCCAAAGGCTTCTAACAATTGGAAAAAAAAAACTTTTTGGAACAATGTGTGAAAGATACCCACTAAGAAACAAACAAAAAAACCTGTTTTTTTTTTCTAATTCAAAAAACTCATTGAGTAGTGTTTCAATTCAAAAACCCATTTGAGTATTTTCTCTTCACACATCACATTATCAAAAAGTTTCTTCCTTTATAACACTGAGTTTAAATTCTGCAACCAAATAACATTAATTACATTTGAACACAATAATAGTACACTGTGAAAATATGTACTATATATGCATTAAAAGCCATATACCAACTCAAAAATGGTTACTTTATATAATCTTGTTTGTCCCTACTAATAATACAAAATTGGGTCtatgaaaatgaaataaaaaagaAAACTTTTTGATTCCATTGATTTTGCTTACACTTTTATTTATTTGTTGTGATAGTGAACCTGAAAAAGGAGGTTTGTGAAAAGTGCTTTTTTTTTCTTCAGATGAGAAATAAACGGAGCATTGAATTAAATGAGATTTGGCATAACTGATGATAGCATTAAATATGAAGTTCTAGTAAGGGATTTCTTAGGGATACTCCAAATTTGCTTGGTTTTGTGGCCTCAGAATAATAATTAATACTACTACTAGTACAATGTGATATTCATATTTTTTTATCTTaattataatttaattatttaattatttttatcttaatatatgatattattataatttaattattGGGTTGTGATtcaaattttgaattccatgtgtcTTTTTCTTGTTCTTGTTCTTTAATCTATGTTTATTCTTTTGACAAAAGACTATGTTTTTAATAGGTTATGGTGATTAAGATATGAGAAGGGCATTTtagtaaaaa includes:
- the LOC127076467 gene encoding protein IQ-domain 26, which produces MGKASRWLKNLLGMKKEKEKEKEHIDVNSGSLTPNNSKKEKKRWSFGKQGKSLDSNITPTSDSDSAWFRSYMADTENQQNKHAIAVAAATAAAADAAVAAAQAAVAVVRLTSQGRGTLFSGSREKWGAVKIQTFFRGYLARKALRALKGLVKIQALVRGYLVRKRAAATLHSMQALIRAQNSVRTQRARRSMSKENRFLSENLARKSLERYDETRSEFHSKRLPTSSYETPLNGFDESPKIVEIDTYKTKSKSRRFTSTMSEYGEELPPCHATVSSPLPTRISVPDHRNHQQQQDFDWYFNNLEECRYPTTHNTPRFNHSSSTLPPNTPSKSVCGGESTFYRPYYYSNFPNYMANTQSFKAKLRSHSAPKQRPEVKKRLSLNEMMAARNSLSSVRMQKPQSSNLQTQQEEESWNF